The genomic window TGGATTCACAGGGGAACTCCATTGCGCAGGCAACGTCTTCGTGGTTGCTAGTGAACCTCAAGACAGGCAAGTCCGAGAACCCGGCGAACAGCCCGTTCCCCATACCGCTGCACCCCGGGAAAGACGCCCTCCCCGAGATGATGGACATCCTGAACCCGGAGATAGATCCGAAAATCGTCCACCAGGAACAGGCGCACTACAGCGACCTCGACATGAACAACCACGTGAACCACTGCCGCTACGTAGACTGGGTGATGGACGCACTTGACAAAGACGAAATCAAGAATCGCCGAGTACGTTCCATACAAATGAACTATATCGCGCAGGTCCCGCTAGATGCGAAGGTGAACATCGTGAGGTTCAAGAACACGAACCACCACGCCTACGTGTTTGGCATGAACGCCGACGACATGACCCAGTGCCATTTCCAGGCGCGCATCGGCCTCACCGACGGCTAGGCAAGGCTAAAAGACCAGC from uncultured Fibrobacter sp. includes these protein-coding regions:
- a CDS encoding acyl-ACP thioesterase domain-containing protein; translated protein: MEQGITTKSFEVRFSDCDHHSRLKLSNLFLFMEETAIADAERNGFGLWKMMKAGYTTVITRMKVRILHTPVWGEKLTISTWAKEFYKDKVCLKDYSILDSQGNSIAQATSSWLLVNLKTGKSENPANSPFPIPLHPGKDALPEMMDILNPEIDPKIVHQEQAHYSDLDMNNHVNHCRYVDWVMDALDKDEIKNRRVRSIQMNYIAQVPLDAKVNIVRFKNTNHHAYVFGMNADDMTQCHFQARIGLTDG